One genomic window of Kosmotoga olearia TBF 19.5.1 includes the following:
- a CDS encoding bifunctional folylpolyglutamate synthase/dihydrofolate synthase — protein sequence MDYKEALDYLYSLRRFGIKPGVRRIKMLLELLGNPQDSLNVVHVAGTNGKGSTVAFISSILKEAGYRVGTYISPHLIDFTERMTINGLQIKEEVVVEILNKIRPHITEVANSKFGSPTFFEVVTAMAFVYFKQQKVDFAVLEVGLGGENDATNVVKPLVSVITNSDYDHMDILGNDITSIAKEDAGIIKENGFVVTAAEGEALDVIKKIGEEKRARIYQIGRDIKYEFVNSDLKWQRFNVKGIFSESDNLKIPLLGKYQLINASCAVGAIEILRFYDIEISDESIRKGLENTFWPGRFEIVQDAPMVVLDGAHNHLAAKRLKEALMEVLEKKDKLILVIGIMKDKEVEKIVKELAPLAYKVVATSPKTPRATTSHDLREIVVKFNKNISVVEDVETALELALSEAKENDIVCVTGSLYTVGEARKFLL from the coding sequence ATGGATTATAAAGAAGCTTTAGATTATCTATATAGTTTGAGAAGATTTGGCATTAAGCCAGGAGTTAGAAGAATAAAAATGCTTCTTGAACTTTTGGGGAATCCGCAGGATTCCCTCAATGTTGTTCATGTTGCGGGTACAAATGGCAAAGGTTCTACCGTTGCCTTTATAAGTTCTATACTGAAAGAAGCAGGATATAGAGTAGGAACATATATTTCACCGCATTTGATTGATTTTACTGAAAGAATGACCATAAATGGACTTCAAATAAAAGAAGAGGTTGTGGTAGAGATTTTGAATAAAATCAGACCACATATTACAGAGGTAGCCAATTCTAAATTCGGGTCTCCTACTTTTTTTGAAGTTGTGACTGCGATGGCTTTTGTTTATTTTAAACAGCAAAAAGTAGACTTTGCTGTTTTAGAAGTAGGATTGGGTGGAGAGAATGACGCTACAAATGTAGTTAAGCCTCTGGTTTCTGTCATAACAAATAGTGACTATGACCATATGGATATTCTGGGAAACGATATAACCTCTATCGCGAAAGAAGATGCCGGGATTATCAAAGAAAATGGGTTCGTGGTTACAGCAGCAGAAGGGGAAGCGCTCGATGTTATTAAGAAAATAGGTGAGGAAAAGAGGGCAAGGATTTATCAGATAGGAAGGGATATAAAGTACGAATTCGTGAATTCAGATCTCAAATGGCAAAGATTCAATGTAAAGGGAATCTTTTCTGAGTCCGACAACTTAAAGATACCACTATTAGGAAAATACCAGCTGATAAATGCCAGTTGTGCCGTTGGTGCGATAGAGATTCTTAGATTTTATGATATTGAGATCAGTGATGAAAGTATCAGAAAAGGTTTGGAAAACACATTCTGGCCTGGCAGATTTGAAATAGTACAGGATGCACCCATGGTGGTTTTAGATGGTGCTCACAATCATCTGGCTGCAAAAAGACTAAAAGAAGCTCTTATGGAGGTTCTTGAAAAGAAGGATAAGCTGATATTGGTAATCGGGATTATGAAGGACAAAGAAGTAGAAAAAATCGTAAAAGAACTTGCTCCACTGGCATATAAAGTGGTGGCTACATCTCCAAAAACCCCGAGAGCTACTACATCTCATGATTTGCGTGAGATTGTAGTTAAATTTAACAAAAACATCAGTGTTGTTGAAGATGTGGAAACTGCGCTAGAATTAGCTTTAAGTGAAGCAAAGGAAAATGATATAGTTTGTGTTACCGGTTCTCTGTATACTGTAGGAGAGGCGAGAAAGTTTTTATTATGA
- a CDS encoding UDP-N-acetylmuramoyl-L-alanyl-D-glutamate--2,6-diaminopimelate ligase, which translates to MEMVLRELIKDLKEKRVEGRQDLVIRGIECDSRKVEEGFLFVCIPGFNFDGHKFIPEAIKRGSRVVVVEKDVKTAKDVTVIKVPNTRYALAVLANRFYGYPSKKLQVVGIAGTNGKTTTTYLVRDVLKKAGKKVALFGTIEYDLGNRTLPASTTTPQSLELQAMLNELVNKEFEYVVMEVSTHATVLDRVTGCEFDIGVFTNISRDHMDFHKTMENYLEAEIKFFRLLSRTGRRAVINIDDPYAEHIIKNTRTEILTYGINDKNADIRAFDIKVSKTGSRFNVITPLGETVFYLRLPGRYNVYNALAAVGVGISEGLNLNEIREAIAHASVPGRFERIDCGQSFDVIVDYAHTPDALQKALETARGLSEGRIIVVFGCGDDKDRRPLMGVVAARMSDIAILTSDNSRNEEPSEIISDIESGIKKVDNSFQYLVIEDRFEAITQALEMAKEGDLVLIAGKGHEEYQIIKDRKIPFNDRKVAERILKNGL; encoded by the coding sequence ATGGAGATGGTTCTAAGAGAACTGATAAAAGATTTGAAAGAAAAAAGGGTTGAAGGTAGGCAGGACTTAGTAATTCGCGGCATTGAATGTGATTCGAGAAAAGTGGAAGAAGGTTTTTTATTTGTTTGTATTCCGGGTTTTAATTTTGATGGACACAAATTCATCCCCGAGGCAATAAAGAGAGGTTCCCGGGTAGTGGTGGTTGAGAAAGACGTTAAAACAGCTAAAGATGTCACTGTTATTAAAGTTCCTAACACAAGATATGCTCTAGCGGTCTTGGCGAACAGGTTTTATGGATATCCGTCAAAAAAACTGCAGGTAGTAGGAATTGCCGGTACTAATGGCAAGACAACCACCACTTATCTGGTAAGGGATGTATTAAAAAAGGCGGGAAAGAAGGTAGCTCTATTTGGAACAATTGAGTACGACTTAGGGAACAGGACATTGCCGGCAAGTACGACCACTCCACAAAGCCTGGAGCTTCAGGCAATGTTAAACGAACTGGTAAACAAAGAGTTTGAATACGTGGTTATGGAGGTATCTACCCACGCCACGGTGCTGGACAGGGTAACTGGTTGTGAATTTGATATAGGCGTATTTACCAACATAAGTAGAGATCACATGGATTTTCATAAAACAATGGAGAACTATTTGGAAGCAGAGATAAAGTTCTTCAGGCTTTTAAGCCGGACGGGAAGAAGAGCAGTTATAAATATCGATGATCCTTACGCGGAGCATATTATAAAAAACACAAGGACAGAAATTCTGACTTATGGAATAAATGATAAAAATGCAGACATAAGAGCTTTTGATATAAAAGTCTCGAAAACAGGGTCAAGATTTAATGTTATCACCCCTTTAGGAGAAACGGTATTCTACCTCCGATTACCAGGTAGATACAACGTGTATAACGCCCTTGCTGCTGTTGGGGTGGGAATAAGTGAAGGACTGAACCTTAATGAAATTAGAGAAGCTATCGCTCATGCAAGTGTTCCGGGAAGGTTTGAACGAATTGACTGTGGGCAATCTTTTGATGTGATTGTTGACTATGCCCATACTCCTGATGCACTTCAAAAAGCTCTTGAAACCGCAAGAGGACTTTCTGAAGGAAGAATAATAGTTGTATTTGGTTGTGGAGATGATAAGGACAGGCGGCCCTTAATGGGTGTGGTGGCAGCAAGAATGAGTGATATCGCAATTCTTACCTCTGACAACTCAAGAAATGAAGAGCCGTCAGAAATTATAAGTGATATTGAATCTGGAATCAAGAAAGTCGATAATTCTTTCCAATATCTGGTTATCGAAGATCGCTTTGAGGCAATAACACAAGCATTGGAAATGGCAAAAGAGGGAGATTTGGTGCTTATTGCAGGAAAAGGGCATGAAGAGTATCAAATTATCAAAGACAGAAAAATTCCCTTTAATGATAGAAAAGTGGCGGAGAGGATACTGAAAAATGGATTATAA
- a CDS encoding UDP-N-acetylmuramoyl-tripeptide--D-alanyl-D-alanine ligase: MEPISLSKIIEATGGTLLSGTPDVEIFGISTDTRTIHKGDLFVALEGERFDGHYFIDEAFKKGAIGAIVSREVESKNIIIKVRDTLKTLGDIAKIYREEFDIPVIAVTGSNGKTTTKEMLGYILTREFKTVKAKGSYNNFVGVPLTLLEMDRHTQLAVLEMETNLLGGIKRLCEIAKPSVGVVTNIGDTHLQFLKTREGVYQEKSELVESLPEDGVAVLNADDPYVLKMKEISRTKRIVTFGVENKSEFSASNIRVGDTFLEFTLNNNYRVKLNTISYCNVYNGLAAIAVSHVVFGLSLEKVIDILKDFKFPSLRMELIEIPLIDRATSNEESVRIINDCYNANPQSMQEALVAVGKMNSYTNKIAILGEMLELGEKAPEFHYQIGKICADCGFDMLITVGDLAQYMAHGAEDEGMPRENIFVSVNNVEASDRLLRILRPGDIVLIKGSRGMKMEEIVERLRKRLGVF, translated from the coding sequence ATGGAACCGATATCTTTGTCTAAAATTATTGAAGCTACAGGTGGGACTTTACTCTCGGGAACTCCTGATGTTGAGATTTTTGGCATTTCCACCGACACTCGAACAATACACAAAGGGGATTTATTTGTTGCGCTGGAGGGGGAAAGATTTGATGGGCATTATTTTATAGACGAAGCCTTCAAAAAAGGAGCGATAGGCGCAATTGTGTCAAGAGAGGTTGAAAGCAAAAATATAATTATAAAGGTGAGAGATACACTTAAAACTCTTGGAGACATAGCTAAGATTTATAGAGAAGAGTTCGACATCCCTGTTATAGCGGTTACTGGTTCTAATGGCAAAACAACCACAAAAGAAATGCTAGGGTATATCTTAACCAGGGAGTTCAAAACTGTAAAGGCAAAGGGAAGCTACAATAACTTTGTGGGAGTACCATTGACCTTGTTGGAAATGGACAGGCATACGCAGCTGGCTGTTCTAGAAATGGAAACAAATTTATTGGGAGGTATAAAAAGGCTTTGTGAGATAGCTAAACCTTCAGTTGGTGTCGTTACTAATATTGGTGATACTCACCTGCAGTTTTTGAAAACAAGGGAAGGGGTATATCAGGAGAAATCAGAACTTGTGGAATCTTTGCCTGAGGATGGGGTAGCGGTTTTGAATGCCGATGATCCATACGTATTAAAAATGAAGGAGATATCTAGAACAAAGCGGATAGTTACTTTTGGAGTAGAAAATAAATCCGAATTTTCAGCTTCTAATATAAGAGTTGGGGATACGTTTCTCGAATTTACCCTAAACAATAATTACAGAGTTAAACTAAATACTATTTCCTATTGTAATGTTTACAATGGATTAGCAGCAATCGCTGTTTCCCATGTGGTTTTTGGTTTGAGTTTAGAGAAAGTGATAGATATTCTGAAAGACTTTAAATTTCCCTCTCTGCGAATGGAATTAATCGAAATTCCTCTTATAGATAGAGCGACTTCGAATGAAGAAAGTGTAAGGATTATTAATGATTGTTATAACGCTAATCCTCAATCAATGCAAGAAGCTCTGGTTGCTGTTGGAAAGATGAATTCTTATACTAATAAGATAGCAATTCTGGGTGAAATGCTGGAATTGGGGGAAAAAGCTCCAGAATTCCATTATCAGATAGGTAAGATATGTGCGGATTGTGGATTTGACATGTTGATAACCGTAGGAGATCTTGCGCAATATATGGCTCATGGAGCTGAAGATGAAGGTATGCCCAGGGAAAATATATTTGTTTCTGTCAATAATGTGGAAGCGTCAGATCGTCTTTTGAGAATCCTGAGACCGGGTGATATTGTTTTGATCAAAGGCTCGCGTGGAATGAAGATGGAAGAAATAGTGGAGAGATTGAGAAAAAGGCTTGGAGTCTTCTAG